One window of the Clupea harengus chromosome 20, Ch_v2.0.2, whole genome shotgun sequence genome contains the following:
- the pdcd7 gene encoding programmed cell death protein 7 isoform X2, producing MDNSQYYTPGGNQHQATNPPNMENNFAPRGGPYYPSPSVGFPPTPYQPPRTAVQGNVDNSSRPNFWTGPNVYQPTQPQNAPPWPPFPPLPGPGNAGYGYPQPQYQTPPGFEGHPCPPNPPPFEFNPSRPPPVFCEPESNQVSAFIEAQRNACSVSQQPGFESHNVGVSNQWAPGPTAGHQNNRDNNRSFNNTRNFANTEFQTAEEINRRDNERCQRGFNDYFNEPQPNQQRYQPLEHAQPDEESRQRKQDEQWLQNFALKRKIKTIPQKSRTEMPSVSQMKEDLYGAVKLVSELSLICQTLKLNLENDTVWTESYSEAAELKKNVQERLSFLSDPEAKSSIKKKLMTIRNKRIRIRRKKIEHVEEDQKQEERLAERVAAIDKWMLKRIQQVEEKKREKELKRAADSVLSEVRKKQGDAKKMLDILKALEKLRKLRKEAASRKGVYPEKESDEVFEGHLLRLRALIGKRMTVYNAEEKALRVMLEGEQEEERKRDLEKRLKKEREKLLQRKQQAEIMLFGDDIPRDHPLHAFRDFYLQADSSFPALLQIRREWDMFLVPADHPDGSALPEGWVLPEPPADEAWACALEKHISLTD from the exons ATGGATAACTCACAATACTATACACCCGGTGGTAATCAGCATCAGGCCACGAATCCGCCAAACATGGAGAATAATTTTGCCCCAAGAGGCGGACCGTATTACCCTAGTCCATCTGTAGGATTCCCCCCAACCCCTTATCAACCGCCTCGGACTGCTGTACAAGGTAACGTTGATAACTCCTCGCGTCCTAATTTTTGGACAGGACCAAATGTGTACCAGCCTACCCAACCACAAAATGCGCCGCCGTGGCCTCCTTTTCCACCACTCCCGGGACCAGGCAATGCAGGATACGGATACCCACAGCCTCAGTATCAGACACCCCCGGGATTTGAGGGACACCCGTGCCCCCCAAACCCTCCACCGTTTGAGTTTAATCCATCCAGACCACCGCCGGTATTTTGTGAGCCAGAGTCAAATCAAGTCTCGGCGTTTATTGAGGCACAGCGCAATGCTTGTAGTGTATCACAACAACCTGGATTTGAGTCCCACAATGTTGGAGTCTCAAACCAGTGGGCTCCTGGACCCACCGCAGGTCATCAGAACAACAGAGATAACAATAGATCCTTCAATAACACTCGAAATTTCGCCAATACCGAGTTTCAGACAGCCGAGGAAATAAATCGTAGAGACAACGAACGGTGCCAGAGAGGTTTCAACGATTATTTCAATGAACCGCAACCTAATCAGCAACGTTATCAGCCACTGGAACACGCACAGCCAGATGAAGAGTCCAGGCAGAGAAAGCAAGATGAACAGTGGTTGCAGAATTTCGCATTGAAGAGAAAGATTAAGACCATTCCGCAGAAAAGTAGAACTGAAATGCCGAGCGTGAGTCAGATGAAAGAAGATCTCTATGGTGCTGTCAAACTCGTATCAGAATTGTCCCTAATCTGTCAGACATTGAAACTGAACTTGGAGAATGACACTGTCTGGACAGAGTCGTACAGCGAAGCCGCAGAATTAAAGAAAAACGTTCAAGAGAGGCTTAGTTTCCTCAGTGACCCGGAGGCCAAGTCAAGTATCAAAAAGAAGCTTATGACTATACGTAACAAAAGAATAAGGATTCGAAGGAAGAAGATTGAGCATGTTGAGGAAGACCAAAAGCAAGAGGAGAGACTGGCCGAACGTGTTGCAGCCATCGATAAATGGATGTTGAAGCGCATTCAACAAGTCGAGGAGAAGAAGCGG GAGAAAGAACTGAAACGGGCGGCAGATTCCGTCCTCTCTGAGGTAAGGAAGAAGCAAGGTGATGCCAAAAAGATGCTGGATATCCTCAAAGCATTGGAGAAACTTCGAAAACTCCGCAAGGAAGCAGCTTCTAGGAAAG GTGTGTACCCCGAGAAGGAGAGTGACGAGGTGTTCGAGGGTCACCTGCTGCGCCTGCGGGCTCTGATCGGCAAGCGCATGACCGTCTACAACGCAGAGGAGAAGGCCCTGCGTGTCATGCTggagggggagcaggaggaggagaggaaacgagACCTGGAGAAACGACTGAAGAAGGAACGAGAGAAACTGCTGCAGAGGAAACAGCAAGCGGAGATCATGCTCTTTGGAG ATGACATACCTCGTGACCACCCTCTCCACGCCTTCCGGGACTTCTATCTCCAGGCTGACAGCTCTTTCCCAGCCCTGCTGCAGATCAG GAGGGAATGGGACATGTTCCTGGTCCCAGCAGACCACCCGGACGGGAGTGCCTTGCCCGAGGGATGGGTCCTACCTGAGCCCCCGGCGGACGAGGCATGGGCCTGTGCCCTGGAGAAGCAC ATCTCTCTCACGGACTGA
- the pdcd7 gene encoding programmed cell death protein 7 isoform X1, whose amino-acid sequence MDNSQYYTPGGNQHQATNPPNMENNFAPRGGPYYPSPSVGFPPTPYQPPRTAVQGNVDNSSRPNFWTGPNVYQPTQPQNAPPWPPFPPLPGPGNAGYGYPQPQYQTPPGFEGHPCPPNPPPFEFNPSRPPPVFCEPESNQVSAFIEAQRNACSVSQQPGFESHNVGVSNQWAPGPTAGHQNNRDNNRSFNNTRNFANTEFQTAEEINRRDNERCQRGFNDYFNEPQPNQQRYQPLEHAQPDEESRQRKQDEQWLQNFALKRKIKTIPQKSRTEMPSVSQMKEDLYGAVKLVSELSLICQTLKLNLENDTVWTESYSEAAELKKNVQERLSFLSDPEAKSSIKKKLMTIRNKRIRIRRKKIEHVEEDQKQEERLAERVAAIDKWMLKRIQQVEEKKREKELKRAADSVLSEVRKKQGDAKKMLDILKALEKLRKLRKEAASRKGVYPEKESDEVFEGHLLRLRALIGKRMTVYNAEEKALRVMLEGEQEEERKRDLEKRLKKEREKLLQRKQQAEIMLFGDDIPRDHPLHAFRDFYLQADSSFPALLQIRREWDMFLVPADHPDGSALPEGWVLPEPPADEAWACALEKHISLTD is encoded by the exons ATGGATAACTCACAATACTATACACCCGGTGGTAATCAGCATCAGGCCACGAATCCGCCAAACATGGAGAATAATTTTGCCCCAAGAGGCGGACCGTATTACCCTAGTCCATCTGTAGGATTCCCCCCAACCCCTTATCAACCGCCTCGGACTGCTGTACAAGGTAACGTTGATAACTCCTCGCGTCCTAATTTTTGGACAGGACCAAATGTGTACCAGCCTACCCAACCACAAAATGCGCCGCCGTGGCCTCCTTTTCCACCACTCCCGGGACCAGGCAATGCAGGATACGGATACCCACAGCCTCAGTATCAGACACCCCCGGGATTTGAGGGACACCCGTGCCCCCCAAACCCTCCACCGTTTGAGTTTAATCCATCCAGACCACCGCCGGTATTTTGTGAGCCAGAGTCAAATCAAGTCTCGGCGTTTATTGAGGCACAGCGCAATGCTTGTAGTGTATCACAACAACCTGGATTTGAGTCCCACAATGTTGGAGTCTCAAACCAGTGGGCTCCTGGACCCACCGCAGGTCATCAGAACAACAGAGATAACAATAGATCCTTCAATAACACTCGAAATTTCGCCAATACCGAGTTTCAGACAGCCGAGGAAATAAATCGTAGAGACAACGAACGGTGCCAGAGAGGTTTCAACGATTATTTCAATGAACCGCAACCTAATCAGCAACGTTATCAGCCACTGGAACACGCACAGCCAGATGAAGAGTCCAGGCAGAGAAAGCAAGATGAACAGTGGTTGCAGAATTTCGCATTGAAGAGAAAGATTAAGACCATTCCGCAGAAAAGTAGAACTGAAATGCCGAGCGTGAGTCAGATGAAAGAAGATCTCTATGGTGCTGTCAAACTCGTATCAGAATTGTCCCTAATCTGTCAGACATTGAAACTGAACTTGGAGAATGACACTGTCTGGACAGAGTCGTACAGCGAAGCCGCAGAATTAAAGAAAAACGTTCAAGAGAGGCTTAGTTTCCTCAGTGACCCGGAGGCCAAGTCAAGTATCAAAAAGAAGCTTATGACTATACGTAACAAAAGAATAAGGATTCGAAGGAAGAAGATTGAGCATGTTGAGGAAGACCAAAAGCAAGAGGAGAGACTGGCCGAACGTGTTGCAGCCATCGATAAATGGATGTTGAAGCGCATTCAACAAGTCGAGGAGAAGAAGCGG GAGAAAGAACTGAAACGGGCGGCAGATTCCGTCCTCTCTGAGGTAAGGAAGAAGCAAGGTGATGCCAAAAAGATGCTGGATATCCTCAAAGCATTGGAGAAACTTCGAAAACTCCGCAAGGAAGCAGCTTCTAGGAAAG GTGTGTACCCCGAGAAGGAGAGTGACGAGGTGTTCGAGGGTCACCTGCTGCGCCTGCGGGCTCTGATCGGCAAGCGCATGACCGTCTACAACGCAGAGGAGAAGGCCCTGCGTGTCATGCTggagggggagcaggaggaggagaggaaacgagACCTGGAGAAACGACTGAAGAAGGAACGAGAGAAACTGCTGCAGAGGAAACAGCAAGCGGAGATCATGCTCTTTGGAG ATGACATACCTCGTGACCACCCTCTCCACGCCTTCCGGGACTTCTATCTCCAGGCTGACAGCTCTTTCCCAGCCCTGCTGCAGATCAG GAGGGAATGGGACATGTTCCTGGTCCCAGCAGACCACCCGGACGGGAGTGCCTTGCCCGAGGGATGGGTCCTACCTGAGCCCCCGGCGGACGAGGCATGGGCCTGTGCCCTGGAGAAGCACATCTCTCTCACGGACTGA